Genomic segment of Gammaproteobacteria bacterium:
ACGACAGGCTGCCGATGATTACGATCAACAGCAGGACGACGAAGATTTTAATCAGCATGGCTAATTTCCAGAAATTGCAGATGGAGGGCGAGCAGCGACGCACGCGGCATGCGCGGCCGCGGTAAGCATTTCACTTTCAGGCCCGCAGTTTTTCTCAATGTTGCGATTGTACCCAGTGTCACGGCGGCCGTGCTAATAACACTGTTTATCGCGCTGGGTATTTGGCAGCTTAACAGGGCGGAGGAAAAGCAGGCAATCCTCAATAGCTACGCGTTGCGCAGTCAGCTGCCGCCCGCGGCGCTACCATTGCCGTTAACGAACGCGGGACGCTGGCGATATCGGCACGTTGAAGTCACCGGTCGCTTCGATTCCGATCACCAATTTTTGCTGGATAATCAGGTGCGAGGTGGGCAGGCGGGTTACCAGGTACTGACGCCGCTGCGCGTTAGCGGCGAACAAGGCCTGCTTGTAGACCGGGGCTGGATACCATTGGGTGCCAGTCGCGAACGATTGCCTGAGATTCCGGTATCGCACGCCAGCGTCACCCTGCGTGGCACGATTTATGTAGCACACGAGCAAGGCTTCAGTCTCGGCGGTATGGATGCGGGCGAGACCGGCTGGCCGCGGCGGGTCCAGTTCGTGGACTTCAAGCGGATGGGCGCGCGCATCGACCTTGCGCTGGTGGGCGCAAGTCTGCGGCTGGACCCTGAATCACCCTATTGCTACCGATGCGCATGGCAGGTCGCGCCGTTCACGCCCGAGCGGCATCTGGGGTACGCGGTGCAATGGTTCGCCATGGCGCTCGCATTGTTGATTATAGTGATTGTCGTGAACGTGAAACGTAACGAATCCACTCGTGAATAGTACAACGAACGATACGCAAGGCAGTCCACGTGCCCGCCTGAAGCTGTTGGGTCTGACGGCGGTGTTCGCCGCGCCGTTGCTGGTCGCGGCGGTGCTGTACGCATTCAGCGACTGGTTGCCGTTGCCGGCGCCGGTCTCCAATGGCGAATTGGTTTCGCCGCCACGGACAGTAAAAGAGTTTGAGCTGCAAACGCTAAAGGGCCGACGGCTGACCCGCGGGTTTCTGCGCAGCAAATGGACGCTTTTGTATGTCGGTGGCAGCCGTTGCGATCTCTGGTGCGAGGCCAGTCTGTTCAAGATCCGGCAGGTGCGCCTGAGTCTGGGCCGCGATCAGAGCAGGGTGCAGCGTCTGTTCGTGTTAACCGATACCAGGGCGCTGCGAGCGCTGCGACCGCTGTTGCGCCGTCATGCCGGCATGACCGTGGCGCAGGCGCAGAGCAGAAACACGCTGCGCTCTTTTGGCGCGCATCTAAGCGGCACGTTTTTTCTGGTCGACCCGCATGGCAACCTGATGATGCGTTACGCGCCTCGCGCGACCGCCAAGGGCTTGCAGCAAGATCTGGATCATCTGCTTGAGGCGTCCCGGATTGGCTGAACGCGCGCATTCCTTCTTCCGGGTGACGGTCGTCGCGGCGCTGACACTGGCGTTCGTGGTGGTGGTGCTGGGCGCAATCACACGTCTGTCCGACGCAGGGCTGGGTTGCCCGGACTGGCCGGGTTGCTATGGTCACATCGGCGGTGTGCCGATGACGCAGGCCGAACTCGCACAGGCGAACGCATCGTTTCCCGGGCGCCCGGTGGACATGTCCAAGGCCAACACGGAGATGGTGCATCGCTATTTCGCGGGCAGCTTAGGAGTGCTGATACTGCTCCTTGCCGTAACGGCGTTTTCCTTTCGACGCCGCGCGCAACTTCCGTTCAAGACCACACTCGCATTGCTGGCATTAGTTATCTTTCAGGCGCTGCTGGGCATGTGGACGGTCACCTTGCAGTTAAAGCCCGTCATCGTTATGGCGCACCTGCTCGGTGGGTTTGCCACGCTTTCATTATTGTGGTGGTTGTTTCTGGGCGATTCGCCGTGGGCCACGACCCAAGCGGGGTACAGCCGCTATCGCGTTGCCGGTTTGCTGGGGATCGCGATCCTCGTCGGGCAGATCGCGCTGGGCGGCTGGACCAGCGCCAACTATGCGGCGCTCGCGTGTACGGACTTCCCGACCTG
This window contains:
- a CDS encoding cytochrome oxidase assembly protein: MNSTTNDTQGSPRARLKLLGLTAVFAAPLLVAAVLYAFSDWLPLPAPVSNGELVSPPRTVKEFELQTLKGRRLTRGFLRSKWTLLYVGGSRCDLWCEASLFKIRQVRLSLGRDQSRVQRLFVLTDTRALRALRPLLRRHAGMTVAQAQSRNTLRSFGAHLSGTFFLVDPHGNLMMRYAPRATAKGLQQDLDHLLEASRIG
- a CDS encoding SURF1 family protein, coding for MLITLFIALGIWQLNRAEEKQAILNSYALRSQLPPAALPLPLTNAGRWRYRHVEVTGRFDSDHQFLLDNQVRGGQAGYQVLTPLRVSGEQGLLVDRGWIPLGASRERLPEIPVSHASVTLRGTIYVAHEQGFSLGGMDAGETGWPRRVQFVDFKRMGARIDLALVGASLRLDPESPYCYRCAWQVAPFTPERHLGYAVQWFAMALALLIIVIVVNVKRNESTRE
- a CDS encoding COX15/CtaA family protein encodes the protein MAERAHSFFRVTVVAALTLAFVVVVLGAITRLSDAGLGCPDWPGCYGHIGGVPMTQAELAQANASFPGRPVDMSKANTEMVHRYFAGSLGVLILLLAVTAFSFRRRAQLPFKTTLALLALVIFQALLGMWTVTLQLKPVIVMAHLLGGFATLSLLWWLFLGDSPWATTQAGYSRYRVAGLLGIAILVGQIALGGWTSANYAALACTDFPTCQAQWWPPMDFSEAFVLWRGAGLDYEFGVLDDPARTAIHVTHRIGALVTTIYLLALSSTIFIRARRGALRVASTAVIALTLMQVSLGISNVVLGLPLGVAAAHNAVAALLLLAMLSLIYLLRPARQTVTHVAYRPASSRAAEGDHVLT